One part of the Candidatus Anstonellales archaeon genome encodes these proteins:
- a CDS encoding DNA methyltransferase has protein sequence MATEHKLLVGDCLEIMKKMPSESVDLIITDPPFNIGKDYGGVYKDNKKFEEYIEWCKLWLSECIRLLKKDGSLYLFNYPENNAYLLPFLKEKMIFKRWMTWHYPTNTGHSKTNFTRTQHSIIFCTKTKKHKFNRQDIAEPYKNPTDKRIQERLKNGSNGRAPYDVFQFNLVKNVSKDKTPHPCQIPVPLLKIFIKASSNVGDWVMDPFAGSFSTCAAAKELGRNSIGIDINPKYVEIGKKRLENINPLDKFT, from the coding sequence ATGGCAACAGAACATAAACTATTAGTAGGCGATTGTTTAGAAATAATGAAAAAAATGCCCTCCGAATCAGTAGATTTGATAATCACAGATCCGCCATTCAATATAGGTAAAGATTATGGTGGAGTTTATAAAGATAATAAAAAATTTGAAGAATATATAGAATGGTGTAAACTTTGGCTTTCCGAATGTATTCGCTTATTAAAAAAAGATGGAAGTCTATATCTGTTTAATTATCCAGAGAATAACGCCTATTTATTGCCGTTCTTGAAGGAAAAAATGATTTTCAAACGATGGATGACGTGGCATTATCCTACGAACACGGGTCATTCAAAAACTAATTTCACCAGAACACAACATTCTATAATATTTTGCACAAAAACAAAAAAACATAAATTCAATAGACAAGATATTGCAGAACCTTACAAAAATCCAACGGATAAAAGAATACAAGAAAGATTGAAAAATGGAAGCAACGGAAGAGCCCCATATGATGTATTTCAATTTAATCTTGTAAAAAATGTAAGCAAAGATAAAACTCCTCATCCATGTCAGATACCTGTTCCTTTGTTAAAAATATTCATAAAAGCCAGCAGTAATGTAGGTGATTGGGTTATGGATCCTTTTGCTGGCAGTTTCTCAACTTGTGCCGCCGCAAAAGAACTTGGCAGAAATTCAATAGGCATAGATATTAACCCTAAATATGTTGAAATCGGTAAAAAAAGATTGGAAAATATTAATCCTTTAGACAAATTCACTTAG
- a CDS encoding tyrosine-type recombinase/integrase gives MNKEEINKMIESTNNLKHKIAIMFLYYAGLRLDEIRNLKWEDIDFDREIIHLKTTKSDKERIVFLHKKLIDVLKIYETKEEGPIFISKRKGKYNKWTIQQIVKSASKKAGIKKNITPHTLRHSFLRPLY, from the coding sequence TTGAATAAAGAAGAAATAAACAAAATGATAGAATCTACAAACAATTTGAAGCATAAGATTGCTATCATGTTTCTCTATTATGCTGGCTTGCGTCTGGATGAAATAAGAAATCTTAAATGGGAAGACATAGACTTCGACAGAGAAATAATTCATCTTAAAACAACAAAGAGTGACAAAGAAAGAATTGTATTTCTTCATAAAAAACTGATTGATGTGTTGAAAATATATGAAACTAAGGAAGAAGGCCCAATTTTTATTTCCAAACGGAAAGGGAAATACAACAAGTGGACAATCCAACAAATTGTCAAATCAGCTTCCAAGAAAGCAGGGATAAAGAAGAATATCACACCACATACGCTAAGGCACAGCTTTTTGCGACCCCTCTATTAG
- a CDS encoding isochorismatase family cysteine hydrolase, with protein MTKAIIIIDMLNDFVTGSLKCDRAQRIVPNIQKLVQYARSAGIPIIYTNDAHYPQIDHEFSVWGPHAIAGSVGAQVIPQIAPKKGDYVIPKRRYSGFFGTELDELLRELKVDEVVLCGLHTHICVRHTAADAFFRGYKITVPQDCVESFSQEDHESGLAYLKMAYKAEISSAEREISKLKEKKK; from the coding sequence ATGACGAAAGCAATAATAATCATAGATATGCTCAACGATTTTGTGACAGGGAGCCTGAAATGCGACAGGGCACAAAGAATAGTCCCTAATATACAAAAGCTTGTTCAATATGCAAGGAGTGCGGGTATCCCAATAATTTATACTAATGATGCTCATTATCCTCAAATAGATCACGAGTTCTCTGTATGGGGTCCGCATGCAATTGCAGGAAGTGTTGGTGCACAAGTTATACCTCAAATTGCTCCTAAAAAGGGAGATTATGTAATCCCAAAAAGGAGATATAGCGGATTTTTTGGGACGGAACTTGATGAGCTCTTACGTGAACTAAAAGTAGACGAGGTTGTACTCTGCGGTTTACATACTCATATTTGCGTTAGGCATACTGCTGCAGATGCGTTCTTTAGAGGTTACAAGATAACCGTACCTCAAGATTGTGTAGAGTCTTTTAGTCAAGAAGATCACGAAAGCGGTCTTGCCTACCTGAAAATGGCATATAAGGCTGAAATAAGCAGCGCAGAAAGAGAAATATCAAAACTCAAAGAAAAGAAAAAATAA
- a CDS encoding NAD(P)/FAD-dependent oxidoreductase, translating to MQEIYDVAIVGGGPAGTYCAKCAAEMGLSVILLEENETIGEPVHCGECLSKLCTLNYGIDLPLEAISKKVKGIRVVFPSGKDTYLDEEGYVLEKAKFEQYIAETAERKGATMVLGAKVEGIKKGEDLWSLSTKKGNYTSRILVDASGSYSVVSNFLKLNESRFETVVGLQYEMEDVTTSGYIDFYLDIEAFPHGYFWIIPKSGERANVGLVTNEKTKAKAYLDSYIEKIGLDKKRKRKTFGGLIPSSGPLPKTYGERVMLIGDAAGFTSPLFEGGTHLAIASAKYAAEVAAEAIKNGERSAEFFSKYEKIWRSRFPEYSALLKGKNALYRLTNNELNQVGDLFPQKVANINLAEKLAIGIKLTWKYPHLYNKGIISILRSFGYSRAEFFGW from the coding sequence ATGCAAGAAATATACGATGTAGCAATTGTTGGTGGGGGACCCGCTGGAACCTATTGTGCAAAGTGCGCTGCGGAAATGGGACTTAGTGTGATTCTTCTCGAGGAGAATGAAACTATTGGAGAACCCGTCCATTGTGGGGAATGCCTCTCAAAGCTTTGCACCCTGAATTACGGCATTGACTTACCTCTGGAGGCAATCTCAAAAAAAGTTAAGGGTATACGCGTAGTTTTTCCTTCTGGAAAAGACACTTATCTTGATGAGGAAGGGTATGTTTTAGAAAAGGCCAAATTTGAGCAGTATATTGCAGAGACTGCAGAAAGAAAGGGAGCTACAATGGTACTGGGAGCTAAAGTTGAGGGCATTAAGAAAGGAGAGGATTTATGGTCATTAAGCACAAAAAAGGGTAATTACACATCACGCATACTTGTTGATGCATCGGGTTCATATTCTGTTGTGTCAAATTTCTTGAAGCTTAATGAATCAAGATTTGAAACTGTGGTTGGACTTCAGTATGAGATGGAAGATGTAACTACCTCCGGCTATATTGATTTTTATTTGGATATTGAAGCATTTCCGCATGGATATTTTTGGATTATACCAAAAAGTGGTGAGAGAGCAAATGTAGGGCTTGTCACAAACGAAAAAACAAAAGCAAAGGCTTATTTGGATAGTTACATAGAAAAAATCGGGTTGGATAAAAAAAGAAAAAGAAAGACTTTTGGAGGGCTTATACCTTCATCTGGACCGCTTCCAAAAACTTATGGTGAGAGAGTTATGCTGATAGGTGACGCAGCAGGATTCACAAGTCCTCTTTTTGAGGGAGGAACACACCTTGCAATAGCGTCAGCAAAATATGCAGCTGAAGTTGCTGCCGAAGCAATAAAAAACGGCGAAAGAAGTGCTGAGTTCTTTTCAAAATATGAGAAGATATGGAGGTCGCGCTTTCCTGAATATTCCGCTCTTTTAAAAGGCAAAAACGCTCTTTACAGATTAACAAACAATGAATTAAATCAGGTCGGAGACCTCTTTCCTCAAAAAGTTGCAAATATCAATCTTGCGGAAAAATTAGCTATTGGCATTAAGCTTACTTGGAAGTATCCTCACTTGTATAATAAGGGTATCATTTCGATACTTCGTTCGTTCGGTTATTCCCGC